The genome window TTATCCTCGCCCTTCCATGCATGGGTAATGCACCAGTGCGCCCTGTGCGCGTATGAGGACGGCTACGAGGTCATCATCCGCGACTTCGCCTCCGTGCGCGAGGAGGCGGTATGGGTGCATCTCAGCGACGTAGACGGTGTGTTAGCCCACGAGTGTCCAGAGCACCTCAGGATGTTGTTACAGCAATACCCCCAGAGGCGTTTACCGGTAGTAAGTATGGGCGTGTTCTACGTGACAGAATGCGACCATGTAGGCATCGACCTGTATCCGGCTGCACGGGAAGCGGTACAGCATCTCGTGGACAACGGTTGTCGGCGTATCGCGTACGTGGCGTACGACCCCGATCAATCCTTCGGGGAGCCGCGCTACGAGGCATACCGGTCGGTGCTGCAGGAGGCGGGCATCTCGCCGGAGTACATCGCCCTGCATGACGCCCCTCGCGCCGAGGTGCGTCGCCTGCTGAGGGAATACTTTCAACAGCACGGAACGCCCGACGGTATCTTCTGCCATAACGACGATACGGCGATAACCTGCCTGCGCGCACTGTATGATGTAGGGGCACGTGTGCCAGAGGATGTTGCGCTGGTGGGCTGCGACGGCATTCAGGAAACGCAATATACGTACCCGGAAATCAGCACTATTGTGCAGCCGATAGAGCAGATGTGCCAGCTGGCGTGGAGGCTGTTCAGACAGCGGCTGGAGCAGCCGGATAAAGAGATTGAAGGAGTGGTATTGCCCGCCCGGTTCGTGGCTCGTGGTTCTTCACTGTGCTGCTGATGGGGCTGTCAAAGGCGGTGTATGGCACTGCCTTTTGATGAAGCGCATAAATAAACGACAGGAGGTATGTCCGATGAAACGCAACGCTTTTACGCTCATTGAGCTGCTCGTCGTCATCGCGATTATCGCGATACTGGCGGCGATTCTGTTCCCGGTGTTCGCCCAGGCGCGGGAGAAGGCGCGCAGCATCACCTGCCTGAGTAATACCAAGCAGGTTGGGCTTGCAGCAGCCATGTACTTGCAGGACTACGACGAAACCACGTCGCCTGCCAAGGCATGTGGAGGAGACGGCACTTGCGCAACATCACCTTCGCCGGGGCGACTTTCCTGCGCTAATGATTCGATGAGCCCGCCGTACTACATCGAATGCGTTGGGCCCTTTGCTTCTTTCCAGGACCTGGTGCAACCATACATGAAGAACTATGGGTTGCTGGTCTGCACCTCCAATCCTCAAAGAGGCGTTTGGCCCACCGACCCTACTTGCGATGGTACCGCCGGCAATCGACTGTACACTTACAAAGTGAACCACTACGCTGTGTCGCCGGTCGTGTACCTGAATAACTATGATCCCAACATGCAGAATCCGTACGTCGGATGGACGGCGATCGGGGCACCTCTTGCTCGATTTACCACTCCCGCGTCGCTGATACTGCTTGCCGAGTTCTACGGCACCTGCCCCGACGTGCGCAACTCCATCCACGACATGGACTGCGGCATCCACAACGGCGGTTCCAACTACGTCTTTGTGGACGGTCACGCCAAGTGGTACCGGTTCATGCAGACGGTCACTCCGGACAGAACATGCATGTGGGCAGGCGAAGAGGACCCGAACGCACAACTGGTGATTTGTACTGCCTACAAGAACAAAGTCATCGCCAGGGCGCCGGGTAGACCGTTCTTGCAGAAATGTCTGCAGTGAGGAGGCAGGCGAATGAACAAAGAGGTACACTGGGGTTGGGTCGTTGCTGCCATTGTGGTGGCGATACTGATACTCGTGGGTGGGCTCTGGTGGCAAGACAAGAAGCGCACCGCCGAGTACATCAAGTATCGCCAAGAGGTGGTGGCAAGCGAGCAGCGGCCAGGAGCTCCCATGGGACCCGCTTCACGTGAGGAGCGGTAGCTTGGCTCTCATCTCACGCGATAACGCAAGCAACTCGATTCACTAGCCAATCTGCTTCTACCGGTATGCCCGCGCAGGGCATACCGGGCTTTTTGTGCACAGGTCCAGCACGAGCTGGCAGGTTTCGGCGAGGTGATGGGCATGCAGAATCTTCCCGCAGGAGCAGGCTTTCGACCTGTTTTCGCAGAAACTCACTGTGGCAGAGCAAACACGAGCGGTTTGCGCTATCCCAAAAAGACTCGGGGAGGTGCGACAATGAGTACCCTCAACCCTGAAGAGGCGCGGGAGATATACGCCCTTGCCCGTAAAGTGGTACACCAGCACGGTACGTGGGTTCCCCGCTCAGACCTCAGCATGTACTGCGGTTCACGCCTGTACATCGAACTCAAGGAAGACAGCGGTAAGCTTACCGTGCTCGCCTTTGACGAAAGCGGGCAACCTGCAGAAGAGCCCGTCTTCATCGGGTATGCGGACGGCAGGATAGATACTTTCCAGCGGGGCGATTGGCAGACCCAGCTGCAGCTCCTGGCGCAGGGGAGCATCGTCTAGAAGCAGGGGTTAGACGACAACCCGCGAATAAAACTCACAAAATCACCCAAGAGCGGAGGATGTTGGCAGATACACGCAATCATACCCAAGGGGGGAGGAACGATGCATCAACTGTCACGAAGACGTTTCTTGCAAGATTCGCTGGCTCTGCTGGCGGTGACCGCACTGCCAGCTCCCGTTCTCGCTTCAGTTAAGGTGGCTCGCAGGCAAGCCAGCCCCAACGAGCGCATCGGCGCGGCGGTCATCGGCTTCAATGGACAGGGCAAAAGCCATATCCGCCAGTTGCTAGCCCAGCCTGACGTAGACCTGGTGGCACTGTGCGACGTGGACGAAGCGGTATGGCCCGTCGGACTCAAAATCGTGGAAGACGCGGGCAGACCCAAGCCAAAGACCTACCAGGACATTCGCAAGCTGCTGGAAGACAAGGACGTGGACGTGGTGACCATCGCCACACCCAACCACTGGCACGCGCTCGCCGCTATCTGGGCGATGCTGGCGGGCAAGGATGTGTACGTGGAAAAGCCCTCCAGCCACAACGTGTGGGAAGGGCGACGCACGGTGCAAATCGCCCGCCAGCTGGGGCGCATCTGCCAGGTGGGCACCCAGATTCGCTCCGCGGAGGGCATCCGCCAGGCGATCCAGTACCTGCATGAAGGCAAGCTGGGCAAAGTGTATCTGGCGCGCGGATTGTGCTACAAACGGCGCGACTCCATTGGCAAAGTGCCCGGTCCGCAGGAACCACCCGCTACAGTAGACTACGACATCTGGCTGGGACCCGCGCCCAAAAAGCCCGTGATGCGCCAGCGGTTCCATTACGATTGGCACTGGTTCTGGGACTACGGCAACGGCGACCTGGGCAATCAGGGCGTACACCAGATGGATATCGCTCGCTGGGGGCTGAACAAACATACCCTGCCGCATAAGGTGCTGGGCTTGGGTGGACGCTTCGGCTATGTGGACGACGGCGAGACCCCCAACACCGAGCTGGTTTTCTGTGACTACGGCGATAGCCAGCTCATCTTCGAAGTGCGTGGATTGGAGACCCCCGACCTCAAAGGGGTGAAAGTGGGCAACATCTTCTATGGCGAGAAGGGCATCATGGTCATCCCCAGCTACAGTCAGGCGATCGTGTTCGACAACGACGGCAACAAGGTAACTGAGTTCAACGCGGGCGGCGACCATATGCGCAATTTCCTCGACGCCGTACGCAGCCGGAAACACACCGACCTGCACGCCGACATCGAGGAGGGACATCTTTCCAGCGCGCTGTGCCACCTGGGCAACGTTTCTTATCTACTGGGCGAGCTGGTGCCGTTTGACGCCGAGAAGAAAGCCTTTGGGGATAACAAAGAGGCTTACGAGACCTTCGCCCGCTTCGAGGAGCACCTGGCGGCGAACAACATCGTGTTGCGGGAGACTAAGTACCGTCTGGGGCGCGAGCTGCACATCGACGTGGAGCACGAAACCTGCGGGCGTGATTCGCGGGCGAACCGCTTGCTCACCCGCGAGTACCGGAAGCCCTACATCGTGCCCGAGAAGGTGTAACCCTCACCCCCAGTCCCCTCTCCCAGGCGTCGGGAGAGGGGGTATTGTGTTTACCGGGCGGGGTCTACTGGCTGCCAATCCTCAAGCACGTGTTATAATGAAATTGCGTCAGGAGGTGACGGAGTTGACCACGACCAGCTTGCACGAAGCGCAAAAGCATCTTTCCCGACTGATAGAACGGGTGGCGCAAGGAGAACAGATTATTATTACCCGCAGGGGGATCCCCGTTGCGGTTCTTTCACCCGCAGGCAGGTCCTCAATGCCTTCTTCAGATACCCGACAGGCTATCGAGGAGCTACGAGCACTACGCAAAGGAGTGCGATTAGCAGGGCTATCCATACGCGAGATGATTGAGGAAGGTCGCTTGTGATGAAAGATGCCTTTGTCCTGGATGCTTCGATAACCCTCTCGTGGGCAACGCCCTGTTGGTAGCTCAACGACGAGGCAGGGTAGACGATTTACAAATCGAACGTTTTCTCACGCTGTTACAGCAGCTGCCCATCACTGTGAGTGTGGTATCTGCGACCACTGTGTTTGACGAGGTACTGCGAGTGGCGCGACAGCACCAGCTATCCACCTACGATGCCTCTTATCTTCAGCTGGCGATACAGATGAGGTTACCGCTCGCCACTCAAGACACCCCCCTGCGCCAAGCAATGCAGCAGTGCGGCGTACCGATTTTTCTGAGCGAAGCCACCCTTGGGAAAGAATAGCCCACTGCTCACCCGCGAGTACCGGAAGCCCTACGTCGTGCCCGAGAAGGTGTAACCCCCATTCCCAGCCCCCTCTCGCAGCGTTGGGAGAGGGGGTTCTTGCGTTTAGCGGGTGGTCTGCCCGCCTCCTGCTGGGGGGGCACCTCCACCGCCTGGCGGTCCCATACGTTGTGACTTGGGAAGCATCGGTCCCTCATAGTAGCCGGGGGGCGGGGGCTCTTCCTTCTGTACCTGGTAGCGCAGTAGCATCGCTATGCCTACCAGTACAACGCCTACAAGCAACAGAATGACCACGTTCCTCTTCGCGCCAGTTCCACCCATTGCAATTTCCTCCTAACGGAGTCAGCAGCCCCCGCCTGATTGGCGGGGGCTTCGGCTAATTAGTCGTCCCTTGAGCGGGTGTCCCCGTTCTCTGGCTCTTGGGGAGCATCGGTCCCTCGTAATAGCCCTCTGCCTTTGGATCTTCTTTTTTTCCGCAGGCAGTAATGCTCAGTCCGATGACAACGAGCCACAACAGGCTCAACACGAGCACTACCGCTCTGGCGATGTCTCTTCGCATGAGATTACTCCATCGAGAAAGTGAAGTAGCGCTCGTAGTACACGGTCTGTCCGTTCTCGACGGTGGTCGCCAGATAGCGCTCCGGGTTGCGCTTGATGTTCTTGGCGTGACCATCCAGGAAGGTGAAGTTCGCACCGTCCTGGTGGATCTTCTGTGATTCGCAACCGATGGAGATGACCACGTAGGTGGGTCCTTTATCCAGGAAGGTAATGCCGTCGCCGATCAAGATGGTCTCCGCCGGTCGCTTGATTTCGGGCATGTAGCGGGTCAGTCCACCGCTTGCAGCGGGGTAACACAGGCTGCCCGGGAAGTGATAGTAGGGGTTCTCCGGAGTGCCCGCGCCACCACGCGACGCCATCTGGAACACGATGCCATAGTGCGCGAAGACTTGAGTGGGCGGCCAGTAAGCGTCCATTTCGCCCGGGTAGCAGTCAGGCATGTTCACGCCTTCCATGTACCTCTCCGCGCTCCACGAGGGACATCGGTGCAAGCCAGCAGGCTGTCCGCCGACGGTGTAAGTGCGTCCCGCATCGGGCGGCACCAGAGTACTTTTCACGTACGGATGAAGCAGACCGAACCAGAACCGCTCGTTCAGGGGCTGCCCCGCATACTCACGCATCTTGAACCACGGCACGATGGCTTCATCGTAGTCCTGAGCGTACATCAGTATCGCCGTGCCGAATTGCTTGGAGTTGGACAGACACGACGACTTACGAGCTGCCTCTCGCGCCTGCGAGAAGACAGGGAACAGGATTGCTGCCAGTATCGCGATAATCGCTATCACGACCAGCAGCTCAATGAGCGTAAAAGCACGTCGTTTCATTGAACCTTTCACCCTCCTGACCTTGGATGTGATGAGTATGTCAAACGCCCGAAAGGCGTGAGACATCCGGCATACGTATTCGGGAAAGACTATACCCGTACCGCTCCCTTTCCCTGCAATTGCTGTAGCACAGCTTTTGAAACAATATAACCACCTATTACTTTACGACCTGCTTCCAATTTTGTCAATAGTTCACGAGGCTGTTCGAAAAATCGGTGAGTATCGGGTATAAAACATACTATGAAACACACACACTTCAGACAAACTACCCTCGCCACCATACGGGTACGCACCATTTACAGCCTTGTCCTGCGCTTTTGCCAACTCCACCCTCTCCCCAAACGACGCGGACGACCCTGCAAATACTCCGAAGCCCTCATCCTCACCCTCTGGCTGCTTGCCGTGCGCGAAAACGCCTCCTACCGACGCCTGCTTTTTGCGCTTGCCCCC of Armatimonadota bacterium contains these proteins:
- the scrR gene encoding LacI family transcriptional regulator, which codes for MLTKRATIKDIAARVGVSATVVSQVLRGVQGSMVSSATRQRILDTARELGYRPNRQAQALVGGKTQTVAIWKHGLSSPFHAWVMHQCALCAYEDGYEVIIRDFASVREEAVWVHLSDVDGVLAHECPEHLRMLLQQYPQRRLPVVSMGVFYVTECDHVGIDLYPAAREAVQHLVDNGCRRIAYVAYDPDQSFGEPRYEAYRSVLQEAGISPEYIALHDAPRAEVRRLLREYFQQHGTPDGIFCHNDDTAITCLRALYDVGARVPEDVALVGCDGIQETQYTYPEISTIVQPIEQMCQLAWRLFRQRLEQPDKEIEGVVLPARFVARGSSLCC
- a CDS encoding NADH-dependent dehydrogenase, which encodes MHQLSRRRFLQDSLALLAVTALPAPVLASVKVARRQASPNERIGAAVIGFNGQGKSHIRQLLAQPDVDLVALCDVDEAVWPVGLKIVEDAGRPKPKTYQDIRKLLEDKDVDVVTIATPNHWHALAAIWAMLAGKDVYVEKPSSHNVWEGRRTVQIARQLGRICQVGTQIRSAEGIRQAIQYLHEGKLGKVYLARGLCYKRRDSIGKVPGPQEPPATVDYDIWLGPAPKKPVMRQRFHYDWHWFWDYGNGDLGNQGVHQMDIARWGLNKHTLPHKVLGLGGRFGYVDDGETPNTELVFCDYGDSQLIFEVRGLETPDLKGVKVGNIFYGEKGIMVIPSYSQAIVFDNDGNKVTEFNAGGDHMRNFLDAVRSRKHTDLHADIEEGHLSSALCHLGNVSYLLGELVPFDAEKKAFGDNKEAYETFARFEEHLAANNIVLRETKYRLGRELHIDVEHETCGRDSRANRLLTREYRKPYIVPEKV